The DNA window TAGAAAGCAAACCAAATTTGCTTGGTGACCATAGTGTTGCGGTACCACCTGATCCCATTCCGAACTCAGTAGTGAAACGTAATAACGCCGATGGTAGTGTGGGGTTTCCCCATGTGAGAGTAGGGCATCGCCAAGCGCCAAATTAGAGAGAGCCGATATCAGCAATGATATCGGCTTTTTTGTGTCTAAAATTTATGGCATTGGTGTGATCTGTGAGTTCGAATCGAAGGTCGCGAGCGTAAGCTACGGAACATAAAAATTACAACAATAAAAAATCAGCCGTAGGCTGATTTTTGTGTGTTTGGCGTTAGTGATCGGATCGTATTATTGAAGTTAGCTCTTTGTTGCTAACGGATTAACGCCAAGCCTTGAAGGTATTGATTAAACCATTCGTAGAACTATCATGACTATCAATTGATTGATCATTGTTTAATTCTGGTAGAATTTGATTGGCTAATTGCTTACCTAGTTCAACACCCCATTGATCAAAACTAAAAATATTCCATATAATACCTTGTGTGAAGATCTTATGTTCATACATGGCTAACAACGAACCAAGTGTTTTAGGTGTAAGTTGTTTGAATAAAATAGAGTTGGTTGGGTTATTGCCTGTAAACGTTTTAAACTCAGCTAGTGTGGCAATATCTGCTTCTGACATACCTGAATTTGTTAATTCATCAATCACTGTTTGTTTTGATTTACCGAACGCCAACGCTTCTGTCTGTGCAAAGAAGTTCGACATTAGTTTTACATGATGATCTGAGATCTTATTATGTGATTGTGCTGGCGCAATAAAATCACATGGGATAAGTTTTGTGCCTTGGTGGATTAATTGATAGAAAGCATGTTGACCGTTTGTCCCTGGTTCACCCCAGATAATAGGACCTGTTTGGTAATCAACGGCTTTGCCATCACGATCAACACTCTTACCATTTGATTCCATATTACCTTGCTGGAAATAAGCAGCAAAACGATGCATATACTGATCGTAAGGTAAAATAGCTTCGCTTTCAGCACCGAAAAAGTTGTTATACCAAACACCAATTAATGCCAAAATAACTGGGATATTATCTTCCAACGGTGTTTCAATAAAATGCTTATCCATTTCATGTGCACCGCTGAGTAACTCTTCGAAATTATCGAAGCCAATACTCAGTGCAATCGATAAACCAATTGCTGACCAAAGTGAATAGCGACCGCCAACCCAATCCCAAAACTCGAACATATTTTTGGTATCGATACCAAACGCTTGAACAGCGACCGCATTTGTTGATAATGCTGCAAAGTGTGATGCAACATGCTCTTCACTTTCAGCATTCGCCAAGAACCATGATCGTGCACTGTGTGCATTCGTCATCGTTTCTTGTGTCGTAAATGTTTTGGATGCAATTAAAAATAATGTTGTTTCAGGATTTAAGCCTTTTAATGTTTCTGCTATATGGGTACCGTCAACATTTGAAACAAAGTGCATGTTTAGATGATTTTTATATGGTTTTAATGCTTCTGTAACCATATAAGGACCTAAGTCAGAACCACCAATACCGATATTGACGATATCTGTAATTGATTTACCTGTATATCCTTTCCAATTTCCACTAATGATGTCCTGACAAAATGCTTTCATTTGAATTAGGACCGCATTTATAGCTGGCATTATATTTTCGCCATCAACCATTACTGGTGCATTACTGCGATTTCTAAGTGCGGTGTGTAATACTGCTCTTTTTTCAGTTTGGTTGATTTGTTCACCTGACACCATCGCATTAATAGCTGCGGGTAAATCCATCTCATGTGCAAGTGCGGTTAATTTTTTCAGTGTGCATTGGGTGATTATATTCTTAGAGAAGTCGCATAAAATATCATTATTGAATTGCTTTGAGAATTGTTCGAATCTATTAGTGTCATTTGCAAACAAAGTACTGATATTTGTTTTTTGCATGTCTAAATAGTGCGCTTGTAAGGCGTGCCAAGCATTCGTTTCTGTTGGATTCATGATTTTATTTTTCACTTTTACTAAATGGAATTTGGTAATTAATCTACATATCAGACAGGTGAAGATGTTTTAAGGCGCTTCATTCAGCTGTACTCTAATTATATAAGTAATTTTCTTACATGATGATTATTATTCACAAAAATATTGTTGTTAATGCTAGGGATATCGCGTTTTTACGAGATGTTACAAAACTCTCGAATAATAAATCGCGAAATTAACGCCTTGACCTTACACTAAGGGTAAAGGTTATATTCTACTTATATTATCACTAATCGGGTTTTTTCGTTATGTCTAAAACAGTTTCAATTGCTATCGATGGTATGTCATGTGCGGGCTGTGCATCAAAATTAGAGGCCGCGCTAAATGCTGAAAACGGTATTCAAGCTAGCGTTAATTTTGCGCTTGAGAGTGCACAGATATATATAACTGATACCGCAACAAGTCATACTGTTAAAGCGATTTTAGATGATAAAAAATATTACTATCATACCGAATCATTATCACTCTCTGTCGGAGGTTGGTCTTGTGCTAATTGCGCGGCAAAAACCGTATCTAAATTATTAGTAAACAAGCACATTTTAAGCGTTGATGCTAACTTTGCGAGCGAGAAAATAACCGTAACGTATTTTTCTGGTGCAGTCCTTCCTGCGGATATTATTAACTTGATCATTCACCTAGGCTATAACGCGACTGTTAATCGCGGGAGTATGGTGTCACAAACAGAAAATTTATTGGCCAGAGAAGTCGAATTCAAAAGAAAAAATAAGCAGCAGCTGCTATTTGTGATCATCTCTGCTTTATTAACCTTGCCTCTAGTTGCTGGCATGCTAACTATGTTTGTTAGTGATATTAACTTCCTCGTTCCTGTATGGCTGCAATTATTATTAGCCACACCTATCCAATTTATTATTGGTCGTCGTTATTATTTAGGTGCATATAATTCATTAAAAAATGGTAGTGCAAACATGGATGTTCTTGTTGCTACAGGTACCAGTGCTGCTTATTTCTATAGTTTATATTTATTTTTAACGATAGGTGAAAGTGCACAAGGTGCGCTGTATTTTGAAGCCAGTGCGGTTGTTATTACTTTAATAAGTCTTGGGAAATACTTAGAAGAGAATGCGAAACAAAATACGTCTTCGGCTATTTATGCTCTGATGATGTTAAGGCCTGAAGTGGCTAACGTAAAACGTGGAGATGAATGGCTAAAGCTACCTATTGAAGACGTCGTCATTGGGGATGAAGTTAGGGTTCTTGCGGGTGAAAAAGTACCGGTAGACGGCGTCATTATTGAAGGTCAAAGTGAATTAGATGAATCTATGATCACTGGGGAGAGTTTGCCGGTATTAAAACTGCTTGGACAAACTCTTATTGGTGGTTCTATTAATGGTACTGGCGTTTTACTGTTAAAGGTAAATGCAGTTGGTAAAGATTCCAGCTTAAATAAAATTATCTCTCTTGTTGAAACAGCCCAAATGGGTAAGGCTCCCTTTCAGCAATTAGTTGATAAGATAAGTAATATTTTTGTTCCGGCTGTGTTGGGTATAGCTACGCTGACATTTTTAGTCTGGTATTTTGGCTTTGATGACTTTGAAAATGGTTTAATTTCTGCTGTAGCGGTATTAGTTATTGCCTGTCCTTGTGCTTTGGGTCTTGCAACGCCGGCAGCATTAGTTACTGGGACCGGATCTGCTGCACGACAAGGTATTTTAATTAAAGATATAGATACCTTGCAAAAAGCACATAAAATTACCGATGTAATGTTAGATAAAACTGGCACGTTAACACAGGGTAAGCCCAAGGTTACCGCTGTACATTGCTTTGATTATGATGAAAATATTTTAATTAGCTGTGCTGCGGCTGTTCAACAGTTTAGTGAACATCCGTTAGCAAAATCGATTATCAGTTATGCACAAGACAAGCGACTTAAATTATTACCCGCCTCTCAAGTTGAAACTATCATCGGCTATGGTATCAAGGGGTATGTTGAAGAAGACAAAGTTTTGATTGGTAATCGCGAATTAATGCTCGCAGAGGACGTTAGCACTAAAGCTGGTGATTCGTTACTTGTTGAATTAAGTGAACATACCGGTTCAGAAATGTGGATTGCAATAGAGGGTCATCTTGTTGGTTTAGTTTTTATAGCTGATACCTTACGTGTTGAAAGTAGGGCTGCGATTACATTGTTACAACAAGCTGGAATTAATACGATAATGCTGAGTGGTGATAATGCGATGGCGGTAGAAAAAATTGCTGAAGCACTAAAAATAGATCACTATTATGCGCAGGTAAAACCTGAAAACAAATCAAGTTACATCCAAGACCGACAACTATTTGGAAAAACAGTTGCCATGGTTGGTGACGGAATTAATGATGCACCTGCATTGGCTCAGGCGGATATTAGCATTGCGATGGGGTCTGGCTCGGACGTCGCGATGGAAACTGCCAATATAACGCTATTAAGAAATGATCCTCGCTTGGTATCTGCAGCAATGGATATCTCGAAAATAACTTGGCGTACGATCCAACAAAATTTATTTTGGGCATTTATTTTCAACCTTATCGGGATCCCGTTGGCAGCCGCTGGCTATTTAAGTCCTGAGATCGCTGGCGCGGCAATGGCATTTAGCAGTATTGCTGTATTGTCTAATTCACTACTGATTAAGCGTTGGCAGCCTAAGTTTGTTCGCTAATAAATATATTGAAGCATTATCGATTGCACCATTTTGATTGCCTTGAAACAGTAAAGTAGCAGGTTATATGATGAAAAATATTAGTTCAGTAGCAAAAGAAGTTGGTTTATCAACAAAAACGATCCGTTATTATGAAAGTATTGCTTTAACCTCTGAGCCGATACGGGGGGATAATGGTTATCGTTATTATAATAAACGCATTATTGATGAGTTAAATCTTGTGAAGCGAGCGCGAGATGCAGGGTTTAATCTTGAAGAATGTAAAGAATTAGTACACCTCTATAAAAGTGAAGAGCGTACAGCGGCCCAGGTAAAGGCATTAACGTTAGATAAAATCACCGACATTGAAGCGCGTATTGCAATATTACAAGGCATGCACAGCACGCTATTATCATTAGCATCTTCTTGTAAGGGCGATAACTCTTCAGAGTGCGCTATTTTAGATCAGCTTTCTATTGAATGAATATCACTGTTGCCTACTTTCCAGTAAACTAAGCACTCAATAACACGACAAAAAATTTGTGAAAGAAAAGGTTTTATATGACTGGTTCAGCATTATCACGCGAAGATGAAATATTATTATCAGATTGGCTATCTGGTGACGAAACACCAAAAGAAACATTATCATTAATTGCAATGAAAGGTTTTTTCTTTGGTTTAGTTGCTGCTCCTGAGCCAATAGAAACTGAAGATTGGATGGATATGATCTTTGGCGGTGCAGCACCACAAAATATCACGGATGATAAACTATTCGCGATTATCTCTGTTTATAACGAGATCAGTGAACAGGTCTATGAAACGGGTGCTAAATTACCAACCGAGTGTATCGAGACTACTAATTTTGCAGACAACTTTAACTCCGGTGAAGCATTAAATGATTGGTCGATTGGTTTTGCGATTGGTGCTGCTTTTTATTATGAAAGTTTAGTTAGCTCACTGGCTGACGACAGTGAAATGCATCAAGCATTGCAAATGGCGTATCTGTGCTTAAGTTATTTTTCCTGTGCTGGTACTGCGCAGCAAATTGCACAATTACAACAAAGTGAATGGGAAACATTTACGCATACCATATTAGAGATGATGCCTGATTTTATTGTCGCTTATGCGCAAGTGATTGAACAGGCAGCATTAGCAAGTGGTAATTATGATGATGACGATTGGAATGATGACGAACTGATTGATTAATCACTTGGTTATTTATTTAATAACCGTGAGTAGTCAGCTGTTATTCACGGTTATATTTATCTCGTAATATTAAGCTTATCGCTTTTGTCCTTTTACTGGCTACTTTTCTTAATTACTATTTTCATATCCTTGCCTATTTTATAAAAATGCCTTATCTATTATGATGTTTCAATGTGATTTTTTGATCGCCGTAATTATACATAGGACGTTTAATGTCAAAACAAGTAGATAAAATACCGACCAATATTATTACTGGTTTTCTTGGTGTTGGTAAAACAACCGCTATCCAACAGTTACTTAAGCAAAAACCGGAAGGTGAAGTGTGGGGGATATTGGTTAACGAGTTTGGTCAGATTGGTATTGATGGCACTTTATTATCTGCATTTACTGAAACGTTAGACAATCAAGAACAGCGTATTATTGTCAAAGAAATCCCTGGAGGTTGTCTTTGCTGTGTAGCCGGACTACCTATGAAAATGGGATTGAATATGTTAA is part of the Moritella viscosa genome and encodes:
- the pgi gene encoding glucose-6-phosphate isomerase, which produces MNPTETNAWHALQAHYLDMQKTNISTLFANDTNRFEQFSKQFNNDILCDFSKNIITQCTLKKLTALAHEMDLPAAINAMVSGEQINQTEKRAVLHTALRNRSNAPVMVDGENIMPAINAVLIQMKAFCQDIISGNWKGYTGKSITDIVNIGIGGSDLGPYMVTEALKPYKNHLNMHFVSNVDGTHIAETLKGLNPETTLFLIASKTFTTQETMTNAHSARSWFLANAESEEHVASHFAALSTNAVAVQAFGIDTKNMFEFWDWVGGRYSLWSAIGLSIALSIGFDNFEELLSGAHEMDKHFIETPLEDNIPVILALIGVWYNNFFGAESEAILPYDQYMHRFAAYFQQGNMESNGKSVDRDGKAVDYQTGPIIWGEPGTNGQHAFYQLIHQGTKLIPCDFIAPAQSHNKISDHHVKLMSNFFAQTEALAFGKSKQTVIDELTNSGMSEADIATLAEFKTFTGNNPTNSILFKQLTPKTLGSLLAMYEHKIFTQGIIWNIFSFDQWGVELGKQLANQILPELNNDQSIDSHDSSTNGLINTFKAWR
- a CDS encoding putative copper-exporting HTH-type transcriptional regulator, MerR family, coding for MKNISSVAKEVGLSTKTIRYYESIALTSEPIRGDNGYRYYNKRIIDELNLVKRARDAGFNLEECKELVHLYKSEERTAAQVKALTLDKITDIEARIAILQGMHSTLLSLASSCKGDNSSECAILDQLSIE
- a CDS encoding putative copper-exporting ATPase — protein: MSKTVSIAIDGMSCAGCASKLEAALNAENGIQASVNFALESAQIYITDTATSHTVKAILDDKKYYYHTESLSLSVGGWSCANCAAKTVSKLLVNKHILSVDANFASEKITVTYFSGAVLPADIINLIIHLGYNATVNRGSMVSQTENLLAREVEFKRKNKQQLLFVIISALLTLPLVAGMLTMFVSDINFLVPVWLQLLLATPIQFIIGRRYYLGAYNSLKNGSANMDVLVATGTSAAYFYSLYLFLTIGESAQGALYFEASAVVITLISLGKYLEENAKQNTSSAIYALMMLRPEVANVKRGDEWLKLPIEDVVIGDEVRVLAGEKVPVDGVIIEGQSELDESMITGESLPVLKLLGQTLIGGSINGTGVLLLKVNAVGKDSSLNKIISLVETAQMGKAPFQQLVDKISNIFVPAVLGIATLTFLVWYFGFDDFENGLISAVAVLVIACPCALGLATPAALVTGTGSAARQGILIKDIDTLQKAHKITDVMLDKTGTLTQGKPKVTAVHCFDYDENILISCAAAVQQFSEHPLAKSIISYAQDKRLKLLPASQVETIIGYGIKGYVEEDKVLIGNRELMLAEDVSTKAGDSLLVELSEHTGSEMWIAIEGHLVGLVFIADTLRVESRAAITLLQQAGINTIMLSGDNAMAVEKIAEALKIDHYYAQVKPENKSSYIQDRQLFGKTVAMVGDGINDAPALAQADISIAMGSGSDVAMETANITLLRNDPRLVSAAMDISKITWRTIQQNLFWAFIFNLIGIPLAAAGYLSPEIAGAAMAFSSIAVLSNSLLIKRWQPKFVR